One genomic region from Cucumis melo cultivar AY chromosome 9, USDA_Cmelo_AY_1.0, whole genome shotgun sequence encodes:
- the LOC103498519 gene encoding uncharacterized protein LOC103498519: MTAAIAVSSPKSAILWQNPFSRKDPVPSFLGRSFKGFTKSRTKLHPLGLIVASATSSSSSEGNVSERFYFNFTGFPFPLGPFLNRRTIRTEAVKGSIWLFEQEQALGFSSVSTNIRMTVIKLKSGGLWVHAPIAPTKECIQLLKELDAPVEYIILPTFAYEHKIFVGPFSRKFPRAQIWVAPRQWSWPLNLPLEFLGIFGAKTLKDEDLSAPWADEIEQKVLSSPEVGIGPYVEVAFYHKRSKTLLVTDAVIFVPRQPPECISKESLLASAKNGLAVKLLSKGKEVPEEPVVDNKINRQKGWERMVLQILFLGPSNLLEPNASFAQMSQKLIVSPIVKTLVFSKVPEKVRDWIDRIVRDWKFKRIIPAHFAAPVNASSSDFLTAFGFLDDLLGERYVNRPSLSILFASLMGKAASYFPPDDMKTLSSLDQFLVSVGAVKKTVSGRKR; this comes from the exons ATGACAGCAGCCATTGCTGTTTCTTCCCCCAAATCTGCCATTTTATGGCAAAACCCATTCTCTCGCAAAGACCCTGTTCCCAGTTTTCTTGGCCGCTCGTTTAAGGGTTTCACTAAATCGAGGACGAAACTTCATCCTCTAGGTTTAATTGTTGCTTCCGCCACTTCATCTAGTAGTAGCGAAGGAAATGTCAGTGAAAGATTCTACTTCAATTTCACTGGATTCCCTTTTCCTCTTGGCCCCTTTCTTAATCGCCGTACTATAAGAACTGAG GCTGTGAAAGGTTCTATATGGCTTTTTGAGCAAGAACAAGCGTTGGGTTTCAGTAGTGTCTCAACAAACATTAGGATGAcagtcatcaaactcaaatcTGGTGGCTTATGGGTCCATGCACCCATTGCTCCCACCAAGGAGTGTATTCAG CTTCTGAAAGAGTTGGATGCTCCTGTAGAATACATTATTTTACCAACATTTGCATATGAGCACAAAATTTTTGTCGGGCCGTTTTCGAGAAAGTTCCCACGTGCTCAGATATGGGTGGCACCAAGGCAATGGAGTTGGCCGTTGAACTTGCCATTGGAATTTTTGGGGATTTTTGGAGCTAAAACATTGAAAGACGAGGATTTATCTGCTCCATGGGCCGATGAGATTGAACAGAAAGTCTTAAGCTCGCCAGAAGTTG GGATTGGACCATATGTGGAGGTTGCTTTTTATCATAAGCGATCAAAAACACTGCTGGTGACAGATGCTGTGATCTTTGTCCCTAGACAGCCACCCGAATGCATTAGCAAAGAATCGTTGTTGGCGTCAGCAAAGAACGGTTTGGCAGTAAAACTACTAAGTAAGGGAAAGGAAGTCCCTGAAGAACCAGTTGTTGACAACAAGATCAACCGTCAAAAAG GGTGGGAAAGAATGGTTCTTCAGATATTGTTCCTTGGGCCTTCAAATCTCTTGGAACCTAATGCTAGCTTTGCTCAAATGTCACAAAAGCTTATTGTTTCACCCATAGTAAAGACTCTTGTCTTCAGCAAAGTTCCTGAAAAG GTAAGGGACTGGATTGATAGAATCGTCCGAGATTGGAAGTTCAAGAGAATCATCCCTGCTCACTTTGCAGCTCCAGTAAATGCAAGTAGTTCTGATTTCTTAACTGCATTCGGATTTCTCGACGACCTTTTGGGCGAGCGATACGTCAACCGACCTTCACTCTCTATTCTCTTTGCATCACTCATGGGGAAGGCTGCCAGTTACTTTCCACCAGATGATATGAAGACCTTATCATCACTTGACCAGTTCTTAGTATCGGTCGGAGCCGTGAAAAAGACGGTATCAGGCAGAAAAAGGTAG